CGGCGGCAACGTGTCCGACGCGGCCAGACTGGCCGAGCGCAATCGCACCGAGTTCTACCGCCTGCTGCAGCGCCACGAACTGGATCCGGAGCGCTTTCGCAGCAAGTGCCACTCAGCGCCCGGCGCGGCGGGCTGAGAGCCCATCAGGCGGTGCCGCCGACGGTGAGTCCGTCGATACGCAGGGTGGGCTGACCGACGCCAACCGGCACGCTCTGACCGTCCTTGCCACAGGTACCGACACCGGGATCAAGTGCCATGTCGTTGCCGATCATGCTCACGCGGGTCAGTACATCGGGGCCATTGCCGATCAGGGTTGCCCCCTTCACCGGACGCGTCACCTTGCCGTTCTCGATCAGATAGGCCTCGGCGGTCGAAAACACGAACTTGCCCGACGTGATGTCGACCTGTCCGCCACCGAAGTTCACCGCATACAGGCCCTTCTTGACCGACTTGATGATCTCGGCCGGATCCTTGTCGCCATTGAGCATGTAGGTATTGGTCATGCGGGGAAGCGGCAGGTGCGCATAGGACTCGCGACGACCGTTGCCGGTTGGCGCCATGCCCATCAGGCGGGCATTCATCGTGTCCTGCATGTAGCCGGTGAGAATGCCATCCTCGATCAGCACGGTATTTTCGGTCGGATTGCCTTCGTCGTCGATGCTCAGGGAGCCGCGACGGTCCGGGATGGTGCCGTCATCCACCACCGTGACGCCGCGTGCTGCGACCTGCTGACCGATGCGGCCCGCAAATGCCGAACTGCCCTTGCGGTTGAAGTCACCCTCCAGCCCGTGACCGATTGCCTCGTGCAGCAGGATGCCCGGCCAGCCGGGGCCGAGCACGACCGGCATGGTGCCGGCCGGCGCCGGGTCGGCATCGATGTTGACGCTGGCCTGATGCACCGCGGCCCTGGCGAAGTCCTGAAGGCGTTCGTCGCAGAAATAGCCGTAATCGTAACGTCCGCCGCCGCCGGCACTGCCCTGCTCGCGCCGCCCGTTGGACTCCATGATCACCGTGATCGAAACCCGCACCAGCGGGCGCACATCGGCGGCCATGTGGCCATCGTTGCGCGCCACCAGCACGACTTCCCAGGAGCCAGCGATGTGCGCCATCACCTGGGTGACGCGCGGGTCTTCAGCGCGGGCAAAGCCCTCCAGCCGTTCCAGCAGCTTCACCTTGGCGGTGTCGTCGAGCGAATCGAGCGGATCGTCCGCACGATACAGGCGGCTGCGCGTCTTGTAAGGCGTGATCACTGCCTTGCGCCGATCGCCGACGTCGGCGATCGCACGGGTTGCGGTCGCGGCACCGACAAGCGCGTCCAGCGAGATATCGTCCGAATAGGCAAAGGCCGTCTTCTCGCCACTGATGGCGCGCACACCGACGCCCTGTTCGATGTCGAAGCTGCCGGACTTGACGATGCCCTCCTCCAGACTCCAGGCCTCGGAGCGCTGATACTGAAAATACAGGTCGGCGTAATCGATCTGATGCCGCATCAGCTTGCGGAACACCTTTTCCAGCTCGGCCTCTCCCAGCCCATAGGGCGAGAGCAGGTATTTGTCGGCAACTTTCAGGGGGTTCTTGCTCATCATGTATCCAGTTTAGGCGCTACCGCTTTGACCCGGCTCGCGCGAATTCGATCATTCTGCCACTCAGGCAAGGGCCGCCGGTTAACCGAGACAGCGGTGGCGCAGGGCCGGCAGGCTGTCCCGCAGCGAGGCAAGACGCTCAAAGTCCACATCCGCCGTCACCACGCCGGGCCCGGTTTCGAGCACATTCATCACTTCGCCCCAGGGGTCGACGATCATCGTATGCCCCCAGGTCACCCTGCCACCGGGGTGCTCGCCGCCCTGTGCGGGCGCCATGACGTAGCACTGATTCTCGATCGCACGGGCACGCAGCAGGACTTCCCAGTGCGCACGACCCGTCGTGTAGGTGAAGGCCGCCGGCAGGATGATGAGATTCACCACCCCCATGGCCCGAAACAGCTCCGGAAAACGCAGGTCGTAGCACACCGACAGGCCCGTGCGGCCCACGGGCGAGTCGAAGGTGCTCACCGTCTGTCCCGGCTCAATGGTAACCGACTCGTCGTAGCGCTCGGCACCGCGCTGAAAACCGAACAGGTGAATCTTGTCGTAACGGGCGCGTCGTTCGCCGCGGTCGTCGAACACCAGCGTGCTGTTGCGCACCTTGTTGTCGGCCTCCGCCACCAGCGGCAGCGTGCCGCCGACCAGCCATACGCGGTGACGTCTTGCCGCCGCACTCAGGAAATCCTGTATCGGCCCGCTCCCCTCGGACTCGCGCGCCCTGACCTTGGCCATCTCGTCGGTCGACATCAGGGGGAAGTATTCCGGGAGCGCGACAAGGCGCGCTCCATCCGCAGCGGCCCTGGCGATCAGACCTTCGGCAGCAGCCAGATTGGCCTCGACGTCCGGGCCTGACACGGTCTGGATCGCAGCAATTCTTACGGTTCCGGACAGGGGCGCATCAGCTTCGGACATCAATCGGTTTCCTCATGGTTTGGTCGCTGCGGGTTTGGCCGCGGGTGTCGAGCGACCGGGTATCAGGCCACCCACCGGTGAAGCCAGCTTCTCGACCACGGGATCGTTCCAGCTGCCGGTAATCGAATAGTCGAAGGCGAAGAGCTTCTCGATCGGGTCGCTGAGTGCCTTCTGCGCCAGATAGGTCACGACCCCCGCTACCGGATTGATCAGTCCCGCAGCGGCGCCAATCGCAATCGACTCCGACAGCGTCGGTTGCACGGTGACCCGCAGGTCCTGTGTTTCCTTGTCGATGTCTGCCACACCACGCATCAGCACCCGCGCCGCCGGCCCCCGGATCTCGAGATCTTCCGAGTGCATCACCCCGGCAGCGACATCGATGCTACCGGAAATGCGATCAAAGGCGAATCCTTGGGAGAAAACGTCACGGAAATCGAGCGAGATCCGCCTTGGCAGCGCCTGCAGGCTGAGAATGCCGAGCAGTCGCCCAACGCCGGGCTCCAGCTGGTTGAACTGCCCTTTCTCGGCATCGAGGTCGAGCTTGCCGTTCAGCGTCGGATAGTCGATGCGGGTCGGCGCCCCCTGCCAGCTCACCTGCCCGCCCAGGGTCGCCCGCCCGCCGCGCACGGCATCGGGGTAACCCAGCGCCCGGGTAAAGCGCCCGATGTCAGCCGTCTCCAGCACGAAGTCCAGTTGCGTGCGCGCGCTGGCACCCGGCTGCCACAGGCCGTTCCCGCTCAGGCGCCCATCGGGATGCACCAGCAGGAAGCGCTCGAGCCACCACTGCGCACGCCGGTTGCGTGCAAGCACTTCCAGCCGCCCGAGCTCAATGCCGCCGACTGCGAACCGCTCGACCCGGACATCCAGGCCGGGCAGACTGCGCGGCAAGGTCGTGCGCGTGGCCGCAGCATCGTCCGTGTTCTCGCAGTTGCTGATCGCCAGGCGCCGGAAACGTGCGGCGAGCGTGCCATCGCCCGCTTTGCGCCAGTCGAAATCGCCCTCGGCTTCAGTGCTGTCGATACGCGCTTTCCAGCCCCCGTCGTCGGCCACCGCCTTCAGCCTGAGGTCATTGAGCTGCTGCCCGAAGGCCTCCACCCGGGCCGCCTCAAGGTTCAGCCCGGTCAGCGGCGGCATGTCGCCGGACGCAGCCGACGCGGAAGCGCCCTCCGCCTCCACATCCGGCTCTTCGCTGTTGCCGAGCGCGCGACGCCACGCGTCCACATCCAGTTGCTCGAGTTTCGCGTTGACCTGCACGCCCTTGGCCGCCATCCGCACCGGCTGAAAAACGCCGATGCCGCCGCGGACGATGGCTCCATCGGAGCCCTGCTCCACTGCAAGCGCCAGCCGGTCGCCCAGACTCGCGCCGAGGGTCGTGACCCCGTCCGTGGGAAACACGATGTCAACTGTCAGCGGCCAGCGCTCTGCCGCACGTTTGTTGAACGGATAGGGCAGGCTTGAGCCGATGCCCTCGAGCTCCGAGCGCACCGCAACCTTCGTGGCGTCGCGCCCGATGGCAATGTCGGTGAGCCAGGTGCCCGTTCCCGACAGGTGGTCCAGCGCAGCCCACCCCATTTCGGCCTGCGCGGCACTTGCATTGATACCGCCACGCACCTTGAACTGCACCCGTCCGTCGGGCAGGGTCGCAGCGCTCAACTGCATGGGTTCGCCAAAAAGACGGGCTCGCGCTTCCGGGATATTGAGCTGCGCCGCGGTGAAGCGCAGGTTGCCGGCGGCCTCTTCCATCGGCGGCAACCCCTTCACCACCCACAGGCGATTGCCACTGAAACGGTAGTCACCGGTCACCGCGGTATCGACCACGTGACGCAGGGGCATGACCAGCTTGAGGCTGAGGCTGCCGTTGCCCTCGGCACGCATGTGGTCGGTGAAGCCATCGATCTGCTTGCGCACCGGGCTCTCGCTTACGAAGCGCAGAAAATCGGCCGTCGTGCCATTTGCGCGACCGGTCAGCGTCATGGTTTCACTCGGCATCACGTCCAGATCGGGCACGTTCGCCACCACATTGCTCAGCCTGACCCCGAAAATCTGGCCACGCGAGGCTTCGATGCTCATCCCCGGCCCTTCGAACCGAACCTCGCCGTCAATGCCTTCGATCGGCGGCCAGTCGGGCGCGTACTCAAGCCGCCCGTCAGCCACCTTGATGGAGACCAGAAACTGCCCCTGCCCATCGCGGAAGGGAAACTCATCCAGACGTCCCTTCAGCCGCAGCCTCGCATCGGGCACCGTGGCACGCTTGATCGCAGTGCGCACCCACTCGTGGGTGTCGTGGTTGATCACCAGGGGCAGGTAGCGCCACACGGTCGTGCCGTCAGCCCGCGTGAGCCGCGCGGAGAGGTCGATCTCGCCCGCACCGCCGGGCTCCACCCAGTAGCGGCCGGCAGCGCTGCCCTCCGCATCCTCATTGTTGAAACTGGCCGAATCCAGTGCGATCTCGACCCGCCCGTCACGCCGGGCCCAGCCCCCGTCCGCCCTGAAAGTGGAAAAGACCAGACGCGGATTGACGAACACCTCGGGCAAATCGACGTGCGTGTCGCGACCGGCAAGCAGAAAGCGCCCCGACTGCTCGGTGCCTTCCACTTCGCCGGACAGCCCCCCCACGCCGGGCAAGGACTCCCGCGCTGCAAGCCCCATGCCTTCGAAGCGGGCAGCAAGCGTCCATGACTGCGGACTTTCGACACTCCCTTTCCAGTCGAGCTTCAGCGCCGTGACCTGACCGCGCGGATCGAAGGCTGCCAGACGCTCACGTACGCTGTCGCCCAGCGGCAGATGTGCGGCAAGGCGCGCCAGAACGGCGAAATCGAGCGCATTGGCGCTCACCGCGCCACCCCCCGCCCGGCTTCCCTCGGGGTGTTGCACCCGAAGGTGGAAGTCGGTCGGTGCCATCTCCACCCCATCGCCGGTGGCCAAGGCAAGCCCACGCGACTCGAGCTCGAATCCGCTGCCCCAGCGCCGGGCTGAGAGGCGTCCGCTCAGCTGAGTCAGCTGCAGTTCGGGCAAGGCCGGCGCCAGTCGCATCGCAGCTGCGCTCAGTGCCACATCCGCATTCATTGCCGTGGCGGCCGCGCCGTCGAAATCGATCCACAGGCGCACGCCGCCTTGCCCACTGAGTTCGACCGGATAGTCCACCCAGGACTTCCATCCGCCGAGATCGGCACGCTCGAGATCGACATACAGCCGCCCAACCGTCGCCGTCAGATCCGCGGCGGAGAAACGCGTCAGCTCGCCACGCACATCCAGCGCGGACGCCAGCGCACCTGGAGGCTGCGCATGGAGCGCGAAACGCTGCTTGCTGTAGCCCTTCTCGAACGTGAATTCGACGTCCTCAAGCTGCAGCTCGGGCGCCTCGCGCAGCACATCGGTCCACGACAGCCGGGCATTGCGCACAACCACCTTGCGCTGCGCGAGCAACCAGTCGAGGAAGCTGCCGTCGCCGCCCTCGCCCTCGATCTGCAGCCCGGCGATGACGACGCTGCCATCGGCGTTGCGCCGCGCCTCGATCGAAGGCCCCACGATTTCAAGGCGATGAAAGTAGGGACGCAGGCGCAGCAAGGAGGACCACGCCAGCGTGGCATCCACCTGCTCGAGCCGCAGGGCCGGACGCCCTTCCGCATCGCTCACCGACAGCCCGGCAAGATGCAGGCGCGGGCGCAGACCGGACCAGTCGGCGCTCAGCCCCTCGATACCGACCGGCAGACCACTGACGCGCGACAGCTCGTTTGCGATCTCGGCCCGGTAAGCGCCCACTTGCGGCACCACCACCCAGCGCAGCACCAGAAACAGTCCACCGAACAGGAACCACACCAGCAACAGCGCTGCACCAAGCCTGCGCGGAAGACGGCTGCGCGCCCGCGCGCCCTCGGCAGCGGGGGGTGAATCGGGTGAAAGCGGTTTCGTGCTCATGTGCATGGGACCGGCACGGCGTCCGGAAACTCCCTTGAGATCAGACGGCATCGGGTGGCTTGGCTACAATCACGTCCTAGCGCCTTGCCCTTGCTGCTAGCACCACCGGACAGGAAGGCGCGAATTCTACCAATGTTCCGGAGCGCTTCACCCATGTCACTCGAATCTGCCATGTTGCCAGATGTAATCCGTCACGCTGCCGGCCTGTCGCGCTTTCTGCAGCGCATGCTCGATAGCCGTCCCTGGCTTGCAGAAAGCCTGGCGGCCAGCGTCGACCGCGCGATCGGGGGCGACGACATGCGCGCGTTCATCGACGCCCGCGGCGCCGATGAAGCGCAGCTGCGCCCGACCCTGCGTCATCTGCGCACCTGGGTGATCTGCCACCTCATCGTTCGCGACCTCGGCGACCGGGCCGACCTTCCCGAAGTCACGGAAACCATGACGGTGCTTGCGGAAGTCGCCGTTCGCCATGCACACGACGTGCTGCGCGAACCACTTGTGCAGCGCTACGGTCAGCCCCTGTCGCCCTCGGGCTGGGAGCAGGAGCTGCTGGTCATCGGCATGGGCAAACTCGGCGGGCGCGAGCTCAACGTATCCTCCGACATCGACCTCATCTTCACCTACCCGGAAGATGGCGACACCGGCGGCAAGAAGGTCATCAGCAACTTCGAATTCTTCGAGCGCCTCGGCAAGCAGCTGATCCAGGCGCTGGCCGACGTCACCGAGCACGGCCAGGTCTTCCGGGTCGACATGCGCCTGCGCCCGAACGGCGACTCCGGTCCGCTGGTCGCGAGCTTCGACATGCTGGAAAGCTATTTCATTACCCAGGGACGTGAATGGGAGCGCTATGCCTGGATCAAGGCCAGAGTGCTGGCAGGCGAGCGCTGGCCCGAGCTCGAGCAGATCTCGCGCCCCTTTGTTTTTCGCAAGTACCTGGATTTTGGCGCCATCAACGCCATGCGCGAACTGCACGCGCAGATCCGGCGCGAGGTTGCGCGGCGCGACCGTGCACAGAACATCAAGCTCGGCCCCGGCGGCATCCGCGAGATCGAGTTCATCGCCCAGGTCTTTCAGCTGATTCGCGGTGGCCGCGACACCGAGTTGCAGGACCGCCCCACGCTCAAGGTGCTGGCAGGCCTGGCCGAGCGTGGCATTCTCGCCGACACCACGGTGAATGCGCTGAGTGAAGCGTATGTCTTCCTGCGGCGACTGGAACACCGCCTGCAGTATCTGGACGACGCTCAGACTCACGACCTGCCGCAGAGCGACGCCGACTGTGCGCTCATCGCCCGCGCAATGGGCTTCGACGACTACCCCTCGATGCTCGAGGTGCTCGAGTCCCACCGCAGCAATGTCAGCCAGCATTTCGATTCGGTCTTTGCCGACCCCAACCAGGAAGACCACTCACTGGATTCGATATGGTCGGGTGCCGAGGATGTCGAGCTGACCACGCCGGCGCTGGCAGCCCTTGGCTACCATGATCCGGGAAAGGCGGCCTCGAGGCTTGCCGCCATCCGCAGCAGCGCACGCTACATTCAGCTGACAAACAAGATCCGCGGCCGCCTCGACGCCCTCATGCCCCGCGTCATCGAGGCGGCTGCGGCCACGCAGGGCGCCGATGAAACCCTGTCACGCTGCCTCGACCTGCTCGAAGGGATCAGCCGTCGCGGCGCCTATCTCGCACTCCTGCAACAGTATCCGCAGGCGCTGCGCAGGGTGGTCGATCTGATCAGTGCATCGCGCTGGGCCGCGCAATACCTGGGACGCCATCCCATCCTGCTCGACGAACTGCTCGACGACCGCAACCTGGAAGCCGTGCCCGACTGGGCGCGCTTCCGGGCCGAACTCGAAGCCCAGCTCGATGCCATCGAGCCGGACATGGAACGTCAGATGGACCTCATGCGTGAGCAGCATCACGCCCAGTCGTTCCGCTTGCTGACCCAGGACATCGCCGGCCTGCTGTCGGTGGAAAAGCTTGCCGACAACCTGTCAGCCCTGGCCGACACCATGGTCGAGCTCACCATCCCCCTGTGCTGGCGCAAGATCAAGATCCGCCACCGGGAATCCCCCGCTTTCGCCGTCATCAGCTACGGCAAGCTGGGCGGCAAGGAGCTTGGCTACGCGTCGGACCTCGACATCATCTTCCTCTACGATGACGACGCGCCCGAAGCGGCCGAGGTCTATACCCGCCTCGCACAGCGCACAAATACCTGGCTGTCGAGCCAGACTGCGGCAGGCAAACTGTTCGAGACCGATCTCCGTCTGCGCCCCAACGGTGACTCCGGCCTGATCGCGTGCTCGCTCGAGGCGTTCCGCAAATACCAGCTCGAGTCTGCATGGGTGTGGGAGCACCAGGCGCTCACCCGCGCCCGCTTCACCGCGGGAGACCCGGAGCTCGGTGCCGCATTCGAACGCATCCGCTGCGAAGTGCTGCGCATGCCGCGCGATGTCGAGAAGCTGCGCACCGACGTGCTCGAGATGCGCGCGAAGATGCGCAGCGCACACAGCGGCAAGAGCAGCCAGTTCGACCTCAAGCACGACCACGGCGGCCTCATCGACGTCGAGTTCCTGATCCAGTATCTGGTGTTGGGCTATGCCCAGACCTATCCGGAGCTGACCGGCAATCTGGGCAACATCGCGCTGCTGCGCATGGCCGGCGAACTCGGCCTCATCCCCGCCGACCTCGCCGCCGCCTGCGGCGACAGCTATCGCAGCCTGCGCCACCTGCAGCACCGTCAGCGCCTCAACGACCTCGCATCGCGCGTGTCGCTGCAGGAGGCCGAGTCCGCGCGCACACCCGTGATCGCACTCTGGCAGCAGGTATTCGGCACCACATGACTCCCCCGGGGTCTGTCATGGAAATGAACATGACGCCCATTTTTGCGGCAGATAGAATGCGTTCATATCAATTTCGAGGATGCTCGCCCGTCGCGGCGACATCGCCCCGATGAGTCAGGAAATCGAACTCAAGCTGAGCCTGCCAAGCCGCTCGCTCCCCGCGCTGCGCCGCCACCCCCTGGTTGCCGGTGCGCCGCGGGAAGGCAAGACGTGCACGCTGGACAATACGTACTACGACACCCCGGAGCTCGCGCTCAAGGCGCGCAAGGTGGCCGTGCGCACCCGCCACCAGGGCCGGCAGTGGCTGCAGACGGTGAAGTGTGCGGCGGTGTCGACCGGTGGGCTTTCGCAGCGCCCGGAATGGGAGCAGCCCTACACCGACCGCTTCGATTTTTCCGCCATCGACGTGCCCGAGGTCGCAAAGCTGCTCTCGCGGCACAAGGACGAACTGGTACCTGTTTTCACCACCCGCTTTCGCCGCGAAACACGGCGCTACAGCCCGCGCGAAGGCGTCTGCATTCTTCTCATGATCGACACCGGAAGCGTCGAGGCGGTCAGCCGCAGCGCACCGATCTGCGAACTCGAACTCGAGCTGGTGGAAGGCAAACCGCTCGATCTGCTCGAACTGGCCTGCGAACTCGCCCGGACCCTGCCGCTGATGCCCGGCGACGTATCGAAGGCGCAGCGCGGATACCAGCTCTTCCTCGACCTGCCCGCACGTCCGACCAAGGCAGAAGCCATCGAGCTCTCCCCCGACGACACCGTTATCGAAGCCTTTCGCCGGCACGCCTTCGGCTGCATCCGTCAATGGCAGGCCAATGCGTCGGCGATCAACGAGGGCCACGACGGCCCCGAGTTCATCCATCAGCTGCGTGTCTCGCTGCGGCGGCTGCGCTCGCTGATCAAGCTGTTCGCCCCCGCCCTGCCCACCGAGTTTGTCACCGAATGGAACGACCGCCTGCGCGATAACGCAAACCGGTTTGGCGACACGCGCGACCTCGACGTGCTCCACGCCGAGCTGCTCGCGCCCGTGGTGGCCGAAGGGCTCGCCGACGGCGCCGAAAGCGGCCTGCCGCCGCTGCTGAAGCTCATCGAAACCGCACGCCAGCAGGCGCGCAAGGACGCCTTGCACAACATCACGCACTCCGCGCAAGGGCGGCTCGTGCTCGAACTCAACGCCGCACTGCAGGGGCTCCCGGTCAGCAACCTGATTGCCGCGGTCGACCTCAAGACCTTCGCCCGTCTTCAGCTCGATCGACTGCGCAAGCGCGCACGGCGCCGCTACGAAGCGTCGGTCACCCTCGTTCCCACTCAGCTCCACACCTTGCGCATCGCAATGAAGCAGCTGCGGTACGGGCTTGAGTTCTTCGGCTCGCTTCTTCCCGCGCGCGCAGTCGAGCGCTATCTGACAGGCGTCACCGAAGCGCAGGGCACACTCGGCTTCCTGAATGACGTCGATGTGGCCCGCGGCCGGCTCAATGCATGGGCCGGCAAGCGCAGCGACCTGCTGGCAGCAGCTTCATTCATCATCGGATGGCACGGACCGCGCTACGCCCGCCTTCGACGCCGGGTGCTGCAGGAGGTCGAACCCCTGCTGTGGGGAAAGACACCGTGGTGAACCCCTGAATTCCGCCGCTGTCATACCCGTGCAAGACGTGCCGGTTACGCTAACGGCCCCTGACAAGATGGAGCACGGAATGGACTTGCTGTTGTGGCGCCACGCTGAAGCGGTGGATGGAACGCCCGATCACTCCCGCGAACTCACCGAGCGCGGGCTGAAGCAGGCTCGCCGGATGGCGGGCTGGCTTGACGCGCACCGGCCCAAACGCCTCAGAGTGCTGGCGAGTCCGACCGTGCGTACGCGGCAGACAGCCAGTGCATTCACCGACGACTTCGAGATCGTTCCCGCACTTGGACCCGATGCCGGTGTGTCCGACATGCTGGCAGC
This genomic interval from Parazoarcus communis contains the following:
- the glnE gene encoding bifunctional [glutamate--ammonia ligase]-adenylyl-L-tyrosine phosphorylase/[glutamate--ammonia-ligase] adenylyltransferase: MSLESAMLPDVIRHAAGLSRFLQRMLDSRPWLAESLAASVDRAIGGDDMRAFIDARGADEAQLRPTLRHLRTWVICHLIVRDLGDRADLPEVTETMTVLAEVAVRHAHDVLREPLVQRYGQPLSPSGWEQELLVIGMGKLGGRELNVSSDIDLIFTYPEDGDTGGKKVISNFEFFERLGKQLIQALADVTEHGQVFRVDMRLRPNGDSGPLVASFDMLESYFITQGREWERYAWIKARVLAGERWPELEQISRPFVFRKYLDFGAINAMRELHAQIRREVARRDRAQNIKLGPGGIREIEFIAQVFQLIRGGRDTELQDRPTLKVLAGLAERGILADTTVNALSEAYVFLRRLEHRLQYLDDAQTHDLPQSDADCALIARAMGFDDYPSMLEVLESHRSNVSQHFDSVFADPNQEDHSLDSIWSGAEDVELTTPALAALGYHDPGKAASRLAAIRSSARYIQLTNKIRGRLDALMPRVIEAAAATQGADETLSRCLDLLEGISRRGAYLALLQQYPQALRRVVDLISASRWAAQYLGRHPILLDELLDDRNLEAVPDWARFRAELEAQLDAIEPDMERQMDLMREQHHAQSFRLLTQDIAGLLSVEKLADNLSALADTMVELTIPLCWRKIKIRHRESPAFAVISYGKLGGKELGYASDLDIIFLYDDDAPEAAEVYTRLAQRTNTWLSSQTAAGKLFETDLRLRPNGDSGLIACSLEAFRKYQLESAWVWEHQALTRARFTAGDPELGAAFERIRCEVLRMPRDVEKLRTDVLEMRAKMRSAHSGKSSQFDLKHDHGGLIDVEFLIQYLVLGYAQTYPELTGNLGNIALLRMAGELGLIPADLAAACGDSYRSLRHLQHRQRLNDLASRVSLQEAESARTPVIALWQQVFGTT
- a CDS encoding SixA phosphatase family protein; protein product: MDLLLWRHAEAVDGTPDHSRELTERGLKQARRMAGWLDAHRPKRLRVLASPTVRTRQTASAFTDDFEIVPALGPDAGVSDMLAASGWPDASGATLIVGHQPGLGRLAALLLSGAEADWTIKKGALWWFTNRVRDNETQTVLRAVIPADFA
- a CDS encoding carbon-nitrogen hydrolase family protein, coding for MSEADAPLSGTVRIAAIQTVSGPDVEANLAAAEGLIARAAADGARLVALPEYFPLMSTDEMAKVRARESEGSGPIQDFLSAAARRHRVWLVGGTLPLVAEADNKVRNSTLVFDDRGERRARYDKIHLFGFQRGAERYDESVTIEPGQTVSTFDSPVGRTGLSVCYDLRFPELFRAMGVVNLIILPAAFTYTTGRAHWEVLLRARAIENQCYVMAPAQGGEHPGGRVTWGHTMIVDPWGEVMNVLETGPGVVTADVDFERLASLRDSLPALRHRCLG
- a CDS encoding YhdP family protein; this encodes MSTKPLSPDSPPAAEGARARSRLPRRLGAALLLVWFLFGGLFLVLRWVVVPQVGAYRAEIANELSRVSGLPVGIEGLSADWSGLRPRLHLAGLSVSDAEGRPALRLEQVDATLAWSSLLRLRPYFHRLEIVGPSIEARRNADGSVVIAGLQIEGEGGDGSFLDWLLAQRKVVVRNARLSWTDVLREAPELQLEDVEFTFEKGYSKQRFALHAQPPGALASALDVRGELTRFSAADLTATVGRLYVDLERADLGGWKSWVDYPVELSGQGGVRLWIDFDGAAATAMNADVALSAAAMRLAPALPELQLTQLSGRLSARRWGSGFELESRGLALATGDGVEMAPTDFHLRVQHPEGSRAGGGAVSANALDFAVLARLAAHLPLGDSVRERLAAFDPRGQVTALKLDWKGSVESPQSWTLAARFEGMGLAARESLPGVGGLSGEVEGTEQSGRFLLAGRDTHVDLPEVFVNPRLVFSTFRADGGWARRDGRVEIALDSASFNNEDAEGSAAGRYWVEPGGAGEIDLSARLTRADGTTVWRYLPLVINHDTHEWVRTAIKRATVPDARLRLKGRLDEFPFRDGQGQFLVSIKVADGRLEYAPDWPPIEGIDGEVRFEGPGMSIEASRGQIFGVRLSNVVANVPDLDVMPSETMTLTGRANGTTADFLRFVSESPVRKQIDGFTDHMRAEGNGSLSLKLVMPLRHVVDTAVTGDYRFSGNRLWVVKGLPPMEEAAGNLRFTAAQLNIPEARARLFGEPMQLSAATLPDGRVQFKVRGGINASAAQAEMGWAALDHLSGTGTWLTDIAIGRDATKVAVRSELEGIGSSLPYPFNKRAAERWPLTVDIVFPTDGVTTLGASLGDRLALAVEQGSDGAIVRGGIGVFQPVRMAAKGVQVNAKLEQLDVDAWRRALGNSEEPDVEAEGASASAASGDMPPLTGLNLEAARVEAFGQQLNDLRLKAVADDGGWKARIDSTEAEGDFDWRKAGDGTLAARFRRLAISNCENTDDAAATRTTLPRSLPGLDVRVERFAVGGIELGRLEVLARNRRAQWWLERFLLVHPDGRLSGNGLWQPGASARTQLDFVLETADIGRFTRALGYPDAVRGGRATLGGQVSWQGAPTRIDYPTLNGKLDLDAEKGQFNQLEPGVGRLLGILSLQALPRRISLDFRDVFSQGFAFDRISGSIDVAAGVMHSEDLEIRGPAARVLMRGVADIDKETQDLRVTVQPTLSESIAIGAAAGLINPVAGVVTYLAQKALSDPIEKLFAFDYSITGSWNDPVVEKLASPVGGLIPGRSTPAAKPAATKP
- the tldD gene encoding metalloprotease TldD encodes the protein MMSKNPLKVADKYLLSPYGLGEAELEKVFRKLMRHQIDYADLYFQYQRSEAWSLEEGIVKSGSFDIEQGVGVRAISGEKTAFAYSDDISLDALVGAATATRAIADVGDRRKAVITPYKTRSRLYRADDPLDSLDDTAKVKLLERLEGFARAEDPRVTQVMAHIAGSWEVVLVARNDGHMAADVRPLVRVSITVIMESNGRREQGSAGGGGRYDYGYFCDERLQDFARAAVHQASVNIDADPAPAGTMPVVLGPGWPGILLHEAIGHGLEGDFNRKGSSAFAGRIGQQVAARGVTVVDDGTIPDRRGSLSIDDEGNPTENTVLIEDGILTGYMQDTMNARLMGMAPTGNGRRESYAHLPLPRMTNTYMLNGDKDPAEIIKSVKKGLYAVNFGGGQVDITSGKFVFSTAEAYLIENGKVTRPVKGATLIGNGPDVLTRVSMIGNDMALDPGVGTCGKDGQSVPVGVGQPTLRIDGLTVGGTA
- a CDS encoding CYTH and CHAD domain-containing protein, producing the protein MLARRGDIAPMSQEIELKLSLPSRSLPALRRHPLVAGAPREGKTCTLDNTYYDTPELALKARKVAVRTRHQGRQWLQTVKCAAVSTGGLSQRPEWEQPYTDRFDFSAIDVPEVAKLLSRHKDELVPVFTTRFRRETRRYSPREGVCILLMIDTGSVEAVSRSAPICELELELVEGKPLDLLELACELARTLPLMPGDVSKAQRGYQLFLDLPARPTKAEAIELSPDDTVIEAFRRHAFGCIRQWQANASAINEGHDGPEFIHQLRVSLRRLRSLIKLFAPALPTEFVTEWNDRLRDNANRFGDTRDLDVLHAELLAPVVAEGLADGAESGLPPLLKLIETARQQARKDALHNITHSAQGRLVLELNAALQGLPVSNLIAAVDLKTFARLQLDRLRKRARRRYEASVTLVPTQLHTLRIAMKQLRYGLEFFGSLLPARAVERYLTGVTEAQGTLGFLNDVDVARGRLNAWAGKRSDLLAAASFIIGWHGPRYARLRRRVLQEVEPLLWGKTPW